The Lentzea guizhouensis genome contains a region encoding:
- a CDS encoding GAF domain-containing protein, producing the protein MSPREVARPVIAESWQRSLAASVDPDRHEAPVVFAPDEVADLRGEHPLAAAVPLLRHTLAMDETIMIVTDTAGTILWCEGDNKTRHSAERVHLTEGSRWSEDAIGTNAMGTALATGRSVTVHSNEHLVRKYHTWTCAASPIRDPHTGTLLGVVDVSGPLKTMHPAVAPLVSAAAQLAEHHLQTHLRPRRPVLTLNFLGGVAASLDGRPLSLTLRNAEVLTALALHPRGLTAEQLALQLYGERGNPTTVRAELHRLRAQLGTVLLTRPYRLNAELSGDFLDVRTALREGRTVAAYPGELLARSDAPVVREERDDLAAALRRQVIDSGDVDALVSFADGAEDAEVLERLHTLLPAADPRHALVSSRLRRALE; encoded by the coding sequence ATGTCGCCTCGCGAAGTGGCGCGGCCGGTGATCGCCGAGTCGTGGCAGCGGTCCCTCGCGGCCAGCGTCGACCCCGACCGGCACGAGGCGCCGGTGGTGTTCGCGCCGGACGAGGTCGCGGACCTGCGTGGCGAGCACCCGCTGGCGGCTGCCGTGCCGTTGCTGCGGCACACCCTCGCGATGGACGAGACGATCATGATCGTCACCGATACCGCGGGCACGATCCTGTGGTGCGAAGGCGACAACAAGACCAGGCACAGCGCTGAGCGCGTGCACCTGACCGAGGGCTCGCGGTGGAGCGAGGACGCCATCGGCACGAACGCGATGGGCACGGCGCTCGCGACCGGCCGTTCGGTGACGGTGCACTCGAACGAGCACCTGGTGCGCAAGTACCACACGTGGACGTGCGCGGCGAGCCCGATCCGCGACCCGCACACCGGCACGTTGCTGGGCGTGGTCGACGTGAGCGGCCCGCTGAAGACCATGCACCCGGCCGTCGCACCGCTGGTCTCCGCCGCCGCGCAGCTCGCCGAGCACCACCTCCAGACGCACCTGAGGCCGCGCAGACCGGTGCTGACGCTGAACTTCCTCGGCGGAGTGGCCGCGTCGCTCGACGGCCGGCCGTTGTCGCTCACGCTGCGCAACGCCGAGGTGCTGACGGCGCTCGCGTTGCACCCGCGAGGCCTCACGGCCGAACAGCTCGCCCTGCAGCTCTACGGCGAACGCGGCAACCCGACCACCGTGCGCGCCGAGCTGCACCGGCTGCGCGCCCAGCTCGGCACCGTGCTGTTGACCAGGCCGTACCGCCTCAACGCCGAGCTGAGCGGCGACTTCCTGGACGTGCGCACGGCGTTGCGCGAGGGCAGGACCGTCGCCGCCTACCCCGGCGAGCTGCTGGCCCGCTCGGACGCGCCGGTCGTGCGCGAGGAACGCGACGACCTGGCCGCGGCACTGCGCCGGCAGGTGATCGACAGCGGCGACGTCGACGCGCTGGTGTCGTTCGCGGACGGCGCGGAGGACGCCGAGGTGCTCGAACGGCTGCACACCCTGCTCCCGGCCGCCGACCCACGGCACGCACTGGTCTCCTCGCGCCTGCGCCGAGCGTTGGAATAG
- a CDS encoding ABC transporter ATP-binding protein translates to MPPPVLSAHDVTAGYRSPVITDFSLEVHEGQTVGLAGPSGSGKSTMARVLALLHKPFSGTVTIDGDTATRYRFNAPQRTKIGVLFQQPRLSVDPRFTLRKAIAEPLRDHDAVAELADLVMLTEDLLDRRPHEVSDGQLQRACLARALALKPRYLICDEMTTMLDASTTAALVGVIRAYQAETNAGVLAISHDTRLLARWADQTFSTASTMTLSR, encoded by the coding sequence GTGCCACCGCCCGTGCTGAGCGCGCACGACGTGACCGCCGGCTACCGGAGCCCGGTGATCACCGACTTCAGCCTCGAAGTCCACGAAGGACAGACCGTCGGGCTCGCCGGGCCCAGCGGATCCGGCAAGTCCACGATGGCCCGTGTGCTCGCGTTGCTGCACAAGCCCTTCTCCGGCACCGTGACCATCGACGGCGACACGGCCACCCGCTACCGGTTCAACGCACCCCAGCGCACCAAGATCGGCGTGTTGTTCCAGCAACCGCGGCTGTCCGTAGACCCGCGTTTCACCCTGCGCAAGGCGATCGCCGAACCGCTCAGGGACCACGACGCCGTCGCCGAGCTCGCCGACCTGGTCATGCTCACCGAGGACCTGCTCGACCGCCGCCCGCACGAGGTCAGCGACGGCCAGTTGCAACGCGCCTGCCTCGCCCGCGCGCTCGCGCTCAAGCCGCGGTACCTGATCTGCGACGAGATGACGACCATGCTCGACGCCTCCACGACCGCGGCACTCGTCGGCGTGATCCGCGCCTACCAGGCCGAGACGAACGCTGGCGTGCTCGCGATCTCCCACGACACCCGGCTGCTCGCCAGGTGGGCCGATCAGACCTTCAGCACCGCCTCCACGATGACGTTGTCCCGGTAG
- a CDS encoding class F sortase, producing MSKAKLVMGAAIVVTLIYIVKDPGADQAPEPVTVRIPAIGVETTLQELEVDGAGALEPPTRADQAGWYAKGVKPGDAGPAMIAGHVDSKTGPGVFYRLPELQPGAEVLVEREDGSSLTFVVHKSYSTQKAAFPTAGVYGPTPLSELRLVTCGGDFDRVAGSYRDNVIVEAVLKV from the coding sequence ATGAGCAAGGCCAAACTCGTGATGGGTGCGGCGATCGTGGTCACGCTGATCTACATCGTCAAGGACCCCGGCGCGGACCAGGCGCCGGAACCCGTGACGGTGCGGATCCCGGCGATCGGCGTGGAGACGACGTTGCAGGAGCTCGAGGTCGACGGTGCGGGCGCGCTCGAACCGCCGACCAGGGCCGATCAGGCCGGGTGGTACGCGAAGGGGGTGAAGCCGGGCGACGCGGGGCCGGCGATGATCGCCGGGCACGTCGACTCGAAGACCGGGCCGGGCGTGTTCTACCGGTTGCCGGAGCTGCAGCCGGGCGCCGAGGTGCTGGTGGAGCGTGAGGACGGCAGCTCGCTGACGTTCGTGGTCCACAAGTCGTACTCGACGCAGAAGGCGGCGTTCCCGACCGCGGGCGTGTACGGGCCGACGCCGTTGTCGGAGCTGCGGCTGGTCACGTGCGGCGGCGACTTCGACCGGGTCGCGGGCAGCTACCGGGACAACGTCATCGTGGAGGCGGTGCTGAAGGTCTGA
- a CDS encoding aldehyde dehydrogenase family protein, giving the protein MTKYAAPGQPGSVVTYRDRYDHFIGGEYVPPAKGEYFANPTPVTGEDFTEIARGTAEDVDRALDAAHGAARAWGKTSPTARAQVLNQIADRIEDNLEALAVAESWENGKPIRETLAADLPLAVDHFRYFAGVIRAQEGGISQIDEDLVAYHFQEPLGVVGQIIPWNFPLLMATWKLAPALAAGNAVVLKPAEQTPASIHVLMELIADLLPPGVLNVVNGFGVEAGKPLASSRRVAKVAFTGETTTGRLIMQYASENIIPVTLELGGKSPNLFFADVAASRDAFYDKALEGFTMFALNQGEVCTCPSRALIQDSIYADFLGDAVERTRAIKQGHPLDTETMIGAQASNDQLEKIQSYIDIGKQEGARVLTGGERADLGGELSGGYYVTPTVFEGDNKMRIFQEEIFGPVVAVTSFSDYDDALKTANDTLYGLGAGVWSRDGSVAYRAGRDIQAGRVWVNNYHAYPAHAAFGGYKQSGIGRENHRVMLDHYQQTKNLLVSYSQNAQGFF; this is encoded by the coding sequence ATGACGAAGTACGCGGCCCCAGGTCAGCCCGGCAGCGTGGTGACGTACCGCGACCGGTACGACCACTTCATCGGCGGTGAGTACGTCCCTCCCGCGAAGGGCGAGTACTTCGCCAACCCGACCCCGGTGACCGGCGAGGACTTCACCGAGATCGCCCGCGGCACCGCGGAGGACGTCGATCGCGCCCTGGACGCCGCCCACGGCGCCGCCCGCGCGTGGGGCAAGACCTCACCGACCGCCCGCGCCCAGGTGCTCAACCAGATCGCCGACCGCATCGAGGACAACCTCGAGGCCCTCGCCGTGGCCGAGAGCTGGGAGAACGGCAAGCCGATCCGCGAGACGCTGGCCGCCGACCTCCCGCTCGCCGTGGACCACTTCCGCTACTTCGCGGGCGTGATCCGGGCCCAGGAGGGCGGCATCTCGCAGATCGACGAGGACCTGGTCGCCTACCACTTCCAAGAGCCGCTGGGCGTGGTCGGCCAGATCATCCCGTGGAACTTCCCGCTGCTCATGGCCACCTGGAAGCTCGCACCCGCCCTCGCGGCGGGCAACGCCGTGGTGCTCAAGCCCGCCGAGCAGACCCCGGCCTCCATCCACGTGCTGATGGAGCTCATCGCCGACCTGCTGCCGCCCGGCGTGCTGAACGTCGTCAACGGCTTCGGCGTCGAGGCGGGCAAGCCCCTCGCGTCGTCCCGGCGGGTCGCGAAGGTCGCGTTCACCGGTGAGACCACCACCGGCCGGCTGATCATGCAGTACGCCAGCGAGAACATCATCCCGGTGACGCTGGAGCTCGGCGGCAAGTCGCCGAACCTGTTCTTCGCCGACGTGGCCGCCTCCCGCGACGCCTTCTACGACAAGGCCCTCGAAGGCTTCACGATGTTCGCGCTGAACCAGGGCGAGGTCTGCACCTGCCCGTCCCGCGCCCTGATCCAGGACTCGATCTACGCCGACTTCCTCGGCGACGCGGTCGAGCGCACCCGTGCGATCAAGCAGGGCCACCCGCTCGACACCGAGACGATGATCGGCGCGCAGGCCTCCAACGACCAGCTGGAGAAGATCCAGTCCTACATCGACATCGGCAAGCAGGAGGGCGCGCGCGTCCTCACCGGCGGCGAACGCGCCGATCTCGGCGGCGAGCTGTCCGGCGGCTACTACGTCACCCCCACGGTGTTCGAGGGCGACAACAAGATGCGGATCTTCCAGGAGGAGATCTTCGGCCCGGTCGTCGCGGTGACGTCGTTCTCCGACTACGACGATGCGCTGAAGACCGCCAACGACACGTTGTACGGCCTCGGCGCCGGCGTCTGGTCCCGCGACGGCTCGGTCGCCTACCGCGCGGGCCGTGACATCCAGGCCGGCCGCGTGTGGGTGAACAACTACCACGCCTACCCCGCCCACGCGGCGTTCGGCGGGTACAAGCAGTCCGGCATCGGCCGCGAGAACCACCGCGTCATGCTCGACCACTACCAGCAGACCAAGAACCTCCTCGTCAGCTACTCGCAGAACGCCCAGGGCTTCTTCTGA
- a CDS encoding ABC transporter substrate-binding protein — protein MRRTVLALLTVALVAACTSPDGSTTGPATSIVIGAGSEPENLNPVLGYAPDGAAKIFDGLVTRDASLALRPALAASLPTASADGLTWTAKLRSDITFSDGTPLSASDVVFTYKSVLDKKVNSTIATRFDAVTDVVALDQHTVEFKLSYPYAPFGQQLTLGIVPAARLSGADINTAPFNTAPIGTGPYTVAEWRKGDRLVLRANEKYWAGAPAIKTVTVVFVPDDNARATRMAAGEFDGTVLPPKLARTYTDRSGYRVIQNPSADYRGIGIPSELPFTSDPRVRRALNLAINRQAMIDAVLAGSGTPASSPISPHLSSWYDASSTFSFSADEASRLLDEAGWRKGADGKRSRDGVAARLPILYPAPDVLRKELALAAASDIAKLGVDAPVEATTFDVMLQRQREAASVWGGGDPYDPDTAAYTLLHSRYAGQSGYVNMTLYRNSTVDASLDAARRTLDPAARKQAYFDFQKAYVADPGWAFLVFLDHTYVLRDRWDGLEKQVEPHDHGLVHAVWWNLERWTPKS, from the coding sequence ATGCGCCGAACGGTTCTCGCGCTGCTGACCGTCGCTCTGGTCGCCGCGTGCACGTCACCGGACGGCTCCACCACCGGCCCGGCGACCTCCATCGTGATCGGCGCGGGCAGCGAACCGGAGAACCTGAACCCGGTCCTCGGCTACGCCCCCGACGGCGCCGCGAAGATCTTCGACGGCCTGGTCACCCGCGACGCCTCCCTGGCCCTGCGACCCGCACTGGCCGCCTCCCTGCCCACCGCCTCCGCCGACGGCCTGACGTGGACCGCCAAGCTGCGCAGCGACATCACGTTCTCCGACGGCACCCCGCTGTCCGCCTCGGACGTCGTGTTCACCTACAAGTCCGTGCTGGACAAGAAGGTGAACTCCACCATCGCCACCCGCTTCGACGCCGTCACCGACGTCGTGGCCCTCGACCAGCACACCGTCGAGTTCAAGCTCTCCTACCCCTACGCCCCGTTCGGCCAGCAACTGACCCTCGGCATCGTCCCCGCCGCCCGCCTCTCCGGCGCCGACATCAACACCGCCCCCTTCAACACGGCTCCCATCGGCACCGGCCCGTACACCGTCGCCGAATGGCGCAAGGGCGACCGCCTGGTCCTGCGAGCCAACGAGAAGTACTGGGCCGGCGCCCCCGCGATCAAAACGGTGACCGTCGTCTTCGTCCCCGACGACAACGCCCGCGCCACCCGCATGGCCGCCGGCGAGTTCGACGGCACCGTCCTCCCACCCAAACTGGCACGCACCTACACCGACCGCTCCGGCTACCGCGTGATCCAGAACCCGTCCGCCGACTACCGCGGCATCGGCATCCCCTCAGAACTCCCCTTCACCTCCGACCCGCGAGTCCGCCGCGCCCTGAACCTCGCGATCAACCGGCAGGCCATGATCGACGCCGTGCTGGCCGGCTCCGGCACGCCCGCTTCCTCGCCGATCTCGCCGCACCTCTCTTCCTGGTACGACGCGTCCTCGACGTTCTCGTTCTCCGCCGACGAGGCCTCCCGCCTGCTGGACGAGGCGGGATGGCGCAAGGGTGCCGATGGGAAGCGCTCCCGCGATGGTGTCGCCGCCCGCCTGCCGATCCTGTACCCGGCGCCCGACGTGCTCCGGAAGGAGCTCGCGCTCGCTGCCGCGTCCGACATCGCGAAGCTGGGCGTCGACGCGCCGGTCGAGGCGACGACGTTCGACGTCATGCTGCAGCGGCAACGGGAAGCGGCCTCGGTGTGGGGTGGCGGCGATCCCTACGACCCCGACACCGCGGCCTACACGCTGCTGCACTCCCGGTACGCGGGCCAGTCCGGTTACGTGAACATGACCCTGTACCGGAACTCCACTGTGGACGCATCGCTGGACGCGGCGCGGCGGACGTTGGACCCGGCGGCGCGGAAGCAGGCCTACTTCGATTTCCAGAAGGCCTACGTGGCGGATCCGGGATGGGCGTTCCTGGTGTTCCTCGATCACACGTATGTGTTGCGGGACCGGTGGGACGGGCTGGAGAAGCAGGTTGAGCCGCACGACCACGGGTTGGTGCATGCGGTGTGGTGGAATCTCGAGCGCTGGACGCCGAAGTCGTGA
- a CDS encoding ABC transporter ATP-binding protein, which produces MVNLEIERVSVRFALPGAVVNAVSDVSLTIRPGECVALVGESGCGKTVLASALLGFLPGNAETAGSAKLGDVNLLEATDHELATKIRGRQIGLIPQSPASHLTPVRTARSQLEEAAKTLGGNADRAAERAGLRPEHLDLYPHELSGGMAQRVANALALVGDPWLLIADEPTTGLDRDLVDGLLEEFRRMVDDGHAVLLITHDLEAAHKIADRIAVMYAGRIVELGPAHDVLDRARHPYSRGLADALPDRAFTPIPGLPPLLTDLPAGCAFAPRCEQATVICEDRPVLTDDPHAVACHRPC; this is translated from the coding sequence GTGGTGAACCTGGAGATCGAGCGGGTGTCGGTGCGGTTCGCGTTGCCGGGGGCGGTGGTCAACGCGGTGAGCGACGTGTCGCTCACGATCAGGCCCGGCGAGTGCGTGGCGCTGGTCGGCGAGAGCGGGTGCGGGAAGACGGTGCTGGCGAGCGCGCTGCTCGGCTTCCTGCCGGGCAACGCCGAGACCGCGGGCAGCGCGAAACTGGGTGATGTCAACCTCTTGGAAGCCACCGACCACGAACTCGCCACCAAGATCCGGGGAAGGCAGATCGGGCTCATCCCGCAGAGTCCCGCCAGCCACCTCACGCCGGTCCGCACCGCGCGGTCGCAGCTCGAAGAAGCGGCGAAGACGCTCGGCGGCAACGCTGACAGGGCCGCCGAACGCGCTGGACTGCGCCCCGAACACCTCGACCTCTACCCGCACGAGCTGTCCGGCGGCATGGCGCAGCGCGTGGCGAACGCCCTCGCACTCGTCGGCGACCCGTGGTTGTTGATCGCGGACGAACCGACCACGGGACTGGACCGCGACCTGGTCGACGGGCTGCTGGAGGAGTTCCGGCGGATGGTCGACGACGGTCACGCGGTCCTGCTCATCACGCACGACCTCGAAGCCGCGCACAAGATCGCCGATCGCATCGCCGTGATGTACGCGGGCAGGATCGTGGAGCTCGGGCCGGCGCACGACGTGCTCGACCGGGCGCGTCACCCCTACAGCCGCGGTTTGGCGGACGCGTTGCCGGACCGTGCCTTCACGCCCATTCCCGGCCTGCCGCCGCTGCTGACCGACCTGCCGGCGGGGTGCGCGTTCGCCCCTCGCTGCGAGCAGGCCACCGTGATCTGCGAGGACCGACCCGTGCTGACCGACGACCCGCACGCCGTCGCGTGCCACCGCCCGTGCTGA
- a CDS encoding ABC transporter permease, translating into MSDLAWRAAPRSRLTAASPPRSPRWRLVPAVTVLAVVGLATVIVPLVVDLNEQYVDLAVANQPPSAAHLFGTDELGRDVLLRCVYALRVSLTVGIVAAVISAVVGTAVGALAGAVGGWFDRILMRLVDAVASVPHLLLGIVIVAILRPSLTAVIISISLTHWLTSARIVRSEVLSLKSRPFIDAAIVGGASRMQVLTRHLLPNVAPQVLLATTLMIPHAVWHETALSFLGLGLPPHAASIGNMINDAQRSLLIGGWWMSLAPGLLLIITTLAVSGVSGVWRDRLNPKRRTELTW; encoded by the coding sequence ATGTCTGACCTGGCCTGGCGTGCGGCTCCGCGGTCGCGGCTCACCGCGGCCAGCCCGCCGAGATCGCCTCGCTGGCGGCTCGTGCCGGCGGTGACCGTGCTGGCGGTCGTGGGGCTGGCCACCGTGATCGTTCCGCTGGTGGTCGACCTCAACGAGCAGTACGTCGACCTGGCCGTGGCCAACCAGCCGCCGTCCGCGGCGCACCTGTTCGGGACCGACGAGCTCGGGCGCGATGTGCTGTTGCGGTGTGTCTACGCGTTGCGGGTGTCGTTGACCGTCGGCATCGTGGCGGCCGTCATCTCGGCGGTGGTCGGTACCGCGGTCGGGGCGCTGGCCGGCGCGGTCGGTGGGTGGTTCGACCGGATTCTGATGCGGCTCGTGGACGCGGTCGCGTCGGTGCCGCACCTGTTGCTGGGGATCGTCATCGTCGCGATCCTGCGGCCGAGCCTCACGGCGGTGATCATCTCGATCTCGCTCACGCACTGGCTCACGTCGGCGCGGATCGTGCGGTCCGAGGTGTTGTCGCTGAAGTCGCGGCCGTTCATCGACGCGGCCATCGTCGGCGGTGCGAGCAGGATGCAGGTGCTCACGCGGCACCTGTTGCCGAACGTCGCGCCGCAGGTGTTGCTGGCGACCACGCTCATGATCCCCCACGCGGTGTGGCACGAGACGGCGTTGTCGTTCCTCGGGCTCGGGCTGCCGCCGCACGCGGCGAGCATCGGCAACATGATCAACGACGCGCAGCGGTCGTTGCTGATCGGCGGGTGGTGGATGTCGCTGGCGCCGGGGTTGTTGCTGATCATCACGACGCTGGCGGTGTCGGGGGTCAGCGGGGTGTGGCGGGACCGGTTGAACCCCAAGCGGCGCACGGAGTTGACGTGGTGA
- a CDS encoding DUF4397 domain-containing protein, protein MRLIVVVLLLLLSAAPAQAASGTYIRIGHFSMDQARVEVSLDGTKLGTFDYANLDDYRRVAPGEHIVEFRTADPNAPLLRSVTVQAAEGKAYTVVDLASSMKVLEDDVSLPVNGQARLRVINGGDAEMDLVRAGSSIHRNVQSNTSTGYVVLLPDDDPLQVLPRGKDSTQLDVSIEPGAVYSVLVSARRIELRTDAKGAEVVPGGGQETGFGGMAGGWDWLTALVITSIVGIAMYSMRGRMFRYG, encoded by the coding sequence GTGCGGTTGATCGTCGTAGTGCTGTTGTTGCTGTTGAGCGCCGCGCCGGCGCAGGCTGCCAGCGGCACGTACATCCGCATCGGACATTTCTCGATGGACCAGGCGCGGGTCGAGGTGAGCCTGGACGGGACGAAGCTCGGCACGTTCGACTACGCGAACCTCGACGACTACCGGCGGGTCGCGCCGGGCGAGCACATCGTCGAGTTCCGCACGGCCGATCCGAACGCGCCGTTGTTGCGGTCGGTGACTGTTCAGGCCGCCGAGGGCAAGGCGTACACGGTGGTCGACCTGGCCAGCTCGATGAAGGTGCTGGAGGACGACGTCAGCCTGCCGGTCAACGGCCAGGCGCGGCTGCGGGTGATCAACGGCGGCGACGCCGAGATGGACCTCGTGCGGGCCGGGTCGTCCATCCACCGCAACGTGCAGTCGAACACCTCGACCGGCTACGTGGTCCTGCTGCCGGACGACGACCCCTTGCAGGTGTTACCCCGCGGCAAGGACTCGACGCAGCTCGACGTGTCGATCGAGCCCGGTGCCGTGTACTCGGTGTTGGTCAGCGCCCGGCGGATCGAGCTGCGCACGGACGCGAAGGGTGCCGAGGTCGTGCCCGGTGGCGGGCAGGAGACCGGGTTCGGCGGCATGGCGGGCGGCTGGGACTGGCTGACGGCGCTGGTCATCACGTCGATCGTCGGCATCGCGATGTACTCGATGCGCGGCCGCATGTTCCGGTACGGCTGA
- a CDS encoding DUF779 domain-containing protein — protein MARVDLTPEAADLLRRLRASHGDLMFHQSGGCCDGSAPMCYPAGEFRTGSSDVHLGDLAVGSAGDSDSDSFSVPVWMSVAQFEYWRHTHLTIDVVKGRGSGFSLEAPLGVRFLVRSRLLTDDEP, from the coding sequence ATGGCGAGGGTCGATCTGACCCCGGAGGCGGCGGACCTGCTCCGCCGCCTCCGGGCGTCTCACGGTGACCTGATGTTCCACCAGTCCGGCGGGTGTTGCGACGGGTCGGCGCCGATGTGCTACCCGGCGGGTGAGTTCCGCACCGGGTCGTCGGACGTGCACCTCGGGGATCTGGCGGTGGGGTCGGCCGGGGACTCGGACTCGGACTCGTTCTCGGTGCCGGTGTGGATGTCGGTGGCGCAGTTCGAGTACTGGAGGCACACGCACCTGACGATCGACGTGGTGAAGGGGCGTGGGAGCGGGTTCTCGCTGGAGGCGCCGCTCGGGGTGAGATTTCTGGTCAGGTCGAGGTTGCTGACCGACGACGAGCCGTGA
- a CDS encoding PfkB family carbohydrate kinase, whose protein sequence is MDNIVVVGQIARDLVLVVDEVPDSGGTSQVRQRREMLGGKGANIAVGLAQLGAAVELVGVVGEDDVGERLVARAAADGIGTAHVVRRGVSALIVDLVADGWRYLEDLPELLQPDDLPVEAITGAAAVVLQLQQPAEVTLRAAQAARGLVVLDGVPKDHTKELLACANVLRADHQEAELLTGRKITTTDDALEAARAVEGPGLVAFAVDGEGNVFVWDGGELVLPLGDAEVVDTTGGGDAFIAGLTYALTNGATPDEAARLAVKASGDTVTRPGGRPELSRL, encoded by the coding sequence GTGGACAACATCGTCGTGGTGGGGCAGATAGCGCGCGACCTCGTGCTCGTCGTGGACGAGGTGCCGGACAGCGGCGGGACGAGCCAGGTCCGGCAGCGCCGGGAGATGCTCGGTGGCAAGGGCGCGAACATCGCGGTCGGGCTGGCCCAGCTCGGCGCGGCGGTCGAGCTGGTCGGCGTGGTCGGGGAGGACGACGTCGGGGAACGGCTGGTCGCGCGGGCGGCGGCGGACGGCATCGGCACCGCGCATGTCGTGCGGCGAGGTGTTTCCGCGTTGATCGTCGACCTCGTGGCGGACGGGTGGCGCTACCTGGAGGACCTGCCGGAGCTGCTCCAGCCCGACGACCTGCCGGTGGAGGCGATCACCGGTGCCGCGGCCGTGGTGCTCCAGCTGCAGCAGCCCGCGGAGGTGACGTTGCGGGCGGCCCAGGCGGCACGGGGGCTGGTGGTGCTCGACGGCGTGCCGAAGGATCACACGAAAGAGTTGCTGGCCTGCGCGAACGTCCTGCGGGCCGACCACCAGGAGGCCGAGCTGCTCACCGGCCGCAAGATCACCACGACCGACGACGCGCTGGAGGCCGCCCGTGCGGTCGAAGGGCCGGGGCTCGTGGCGTTCGCGGTGGACGGCGAGGGCAACGTGTTCGTGTGGGACGGGGGAGAGCTGGTGCTGCCGCTCGGTGACGCGGAGGTCGTGGACACGACCGGAGGAGGAGACGCGTTCATCGCGGGGCTGACCTATGCGCTCACCAACGGTGCAACGCCCGATGAAGCCGCACGGCTCGCGGTCAAGGCATCGGGCGACACGGTCACGCGACCAGGCGGGCGACCGGAACTGAGCAGGTTGTGA
- a CDS encoding ArsR/SmtB family transcription factor produces MSEGDDLVRVLATLANPHRLRVVAALAGGRNYVSDLARQLQISRPLLQVHLKKLEAAGLVSASLELSEDGKAMKFYELVPFDLRLTPQLVAGIAPTLTEKGPEQ; encoded by the coding sequence ATGAGTGAGGGTGACGACCTCGTGCGCGTGCTGGCCACGCTCGCCAACCCGCACCGGCTGCGGGTCGTCGCGGCACTGGCCGGCGGCAGGAACTACGTCAGCGACCTGGCCAGGCAGTTGCAGATCAGCAGGCCGTTGTTGCAGGTCCACCTGAAGAAGCTCGAAGCGGCCGGCCTGGTGTCGGCGAGCCTGGAGCTCTCCGAGGACGGGAAGGCGATGAAGTTCTACGAGCTCGTCCCGTTCGACCTGAGGCTGACCCCGCAGCTCGTCGCCGGCATCGCACCGACGCTCACCGAGAAAGGACCGGAGCAATGA
- a CDS encoding ABC transporter permease, producing the protein MPRALALMALRRLAFALPVLLLVSFALFVLAKASPFDPVERYFGVRIIGASPERVAQLRANWGVDEPVLAQYWAWLRHALAGDLGDSLSLQQPVTAVIGDRLGWTVLLVSVGFTLALLLGLLLGTAAAWRQGSWLDRAITGVCYALEAAPVFWLGLAVLYVFALQLRWLPGGGVTSGAEPVTVGGVAVHMVLPVAVLAVSQAPWFVLFVRQNLLESFTQDHVIGARARGLPDRLVVTGHALRTSLLPFLTLLGARLPELITGALLVETVFSWPGIARATVEAALNVDFALLGALTVMATGVVLLGNLLADVLYALADPRVAVDG; encoded by the coding sequence ATGCCCCGCGCCCTGGCCCTGATGGCCCTCCGCCGCCTGGCCTTTGCGCTCCCCGTCCTGCTCCTCGTCAGCTTCGCCCTCTTCGTCCTCGCCAAGGCCTCCCCCTTCGACCCCGTCGAGCGCTACTTCGGCGTCCGCATCATCGGCGCCTCCCCCGAACGCGTCGCCCAGCTGCGCGCGAACTGGGGCGTCGACGAGCCCGTCCTCGCCCAGTACTGGGCCTGGCTGCGGCACGCGCTGGCCGGCGACCTCGGCGACTCCCTGTCCCTGCAGCAGCCGGTGACCGCGGTGATCGGCGACCGTCTCGGGTGGACGGTGCTGCTCGTCTCGGTCGGGTTCACGCTGGCGCTGCTGCTCGGGTTGCTGCTGGGCACGGCCGCGGCGTGGCGGCAGGGGTCGTGGCTGGACCGGGCGATCACCGGCGTGTGCTACGCGTTGGAGGCGGCGCCGGTGTTCTGGCTGGGGCTGGCGGTGCTGTACGTGTTCGCGCTGCAGTTGCGGTGGTTGCCGGGCGGTGGGGTGACCAGCGGGGCGGAGCCGGTGACGGTTGGTGGCGTGGCGGTGCACATGGTGTTGCCGGTGGCGGTGCTGGCGGTGTCGCAGGCGCCGTGGTTCGTGTTGTTCGTGCGGCAGAACCTGTTGGAGTCGTTCACGCAGGACCACGTGATCGGGGCGCGGGCTCGCGGGTTGCCTGATCGGCTGGTGGTCACGGGGCATGCGTTGCGGACCTCCCTGCTGCCGTTCCTCACGTTGCTCGGGGCGCGGTTGCCCGAGCTGATCACGGGGGCGTTGCTGGTGGAGACGGTGTTCTCGTGGCCGGGGATCGCGCGCGCCACGGTGGAGGCGGCGTTGAACGTGGACTTCGCGTTGCTCGGGGCGTTGACCGTGATGGCGACCGGGGTGGTGTTGCTGGGGAACCTCCTCGCTGACGTCTTGTACGCGTTGGCCGACCCGAGGGTGGCGGTGGATGGCTGA